A stretch of Gemmatimonas aurantiaca T-27 DNA encodes these proteins:
- a CDS encoding NAD(P)H-dependent oxidoreductase subunit E, whose translation MSRDAIREQAVIADLLAQSPTGAEHLLPVLQQVQATVGFVSQDAMRQIAQAFNISRADVYGVVTFYTDLREAPVGQYVMQLCMAEACQSVGCRELAAHATHVLGVPLGQTTADHRIHLEAAYCFGNCALGPTMRIDDRIVGGVTPARFDELLAELPVAASSERGAA comes from the coding sequence ATGTCACGTGATGCCATCCGCGAGCAGGCGGTCATTGCCGACCTGCTCGCGCAGTCACCCACCGGCGCCGAACACCTGCTGCCTGTATTGCAGCAGGTGCAGGCCACGGTGGGTTTTGTTTCCCAGGACGCCATGCGACAGATCGCGCAGGCGTTCAACATTTCACGCGCCGATGTCTATGGCGTGGTGACGTTCTACACGGACCTGCGTGAGGCACCGGTCGGCCAATACGTCATGCAGTTGTGCATGGCTGAAGCCTGTCAGTCCGTGGGGTGCCGAGAGCTGGCCGCACACGCCACGCATGTGCTCGGGGTACCGCTCGGGCAGACCACGGCAGATCATCGCATACACCTTGAGGCCGCATACTGCTTCGGCAACTGTGCGTTGGGCCCCACCATGCGCATCGATGACCGCATCGTGGGCGGCGTGACACCGGCGCGATTCGATGAGCTGCTGGCGGAGTTGCCGGTGGCCGCCAGCAGCGAACGAGGCGCCGCCTGA
- a CDS encoding formate dehydrogenase beta subunit translates to MRIHVPNDTAARSVGADEVARALASVPVVRDGHAHVVRNGSRGAYWLEPLLELETPEGRVGFANVSAAEVPALFADGLPDRRHPKCIGLVEALPWLAEQVRLTFARIGRIDPLSLDDYRTAGGLLGLERAIGMDSAGIVREITASGLRGRGGAAFPAGIKWETVRNARAPQKYVVCNADEGDSGTFADRLLMEADPFQLIEGMTIAALAVGATQGYVYLRSEYPYAAQIFGEALARARSAGMLGASVCGSSHAFDITLRIGGGAYICGEETALLESLEGKRGVVRAKPPLPALQGLFGQPTVINNVLTFAAATDVLARGAQHYASHGLDRSTGTMPFQLGGNIQRGGLVELPFGITLRDLVERFGGGSYSGRALRAIQVGGPLGAYLPASQWDTPLTYEHFAAIGAMLGHGGIVAFDDTVDMAAQAEFAMAFCAHESCGKCTPCRIGSTRGVEVIQRLRRREQVRDQWNLLEELCETMELGSLCALGGLTPMPVRSVMKHFTADLLAPAGGASSTSQVAP, encoded by the coding sequence ATGCGCATTCATGTGCCCAATGATACGGCGGCCCGTTCCGTGGGCGCGGACGAAGTCGCGCGTGCGTTGGCCAGCGTACCGGTGGTGCGCGACGGGCACGCTCACGTGGTGCGCAATGGGTCGCGCGGAGCGTACTGGCTGGAGCCACTGCTGGAGCTGGAGACTCCAGAAGGGCGCGTCGGTTTCGCCAATGTATCGGCCGCCGAGGTGCCCGCGCTTTTTGCAGACGGTCTTCCCGATCGCCGTCACCCGAAGTGCATCGGACTGGTGGAAGCGCTGCCGTGGCTCGCCGAACAGGTGCGCCTCACGTTTGCGCGGATCGGGCGCATCGACCCGTTGTCACTCGACGATTACCGCACGGCGGGCGGCTTGCTCGGCCTGGAACGCGCCATCGGCATGGATTCCGCAGGCATTGTCCGCGAAATCACGGCGTCCGGCCTCAGAGGCCGGGGTGGCGCGGCATTTCCAGCCGGCATCAAATGGGAAACCGTGCGAAACGCGCGTGCCCCTCAGAAGTACGTCGTGTGCAACGCCGACGAGGGGGATTCAGGTACGTTTGCTGACCGACTGCTGATGGAAGCCGATCCGTTCCAGCTCATCGAAGGCATGACCATCGCCGCGTTGGCGGTGGGGGCAACACAGGGCTACGTCTATCTGCGCTCGGAGTATCCGTACGCGGCGCAGATTTTCGGAGAAGCCCTCGCCCGCGCCCGCAGTGCGGGCATGTTGGGCGCATCGGTGTGTGGCAGTTCGCACGCCTTCGATATCACCCTGCGCATCGGTGGTGGGGCGTACATCTGCGGCGAAGAAACGGCCTTGCTCGAAAGCCTGGAAGGCAAACGCGGTGTGGTACGCGCCAAACCGCCGCTGCCCGCCTTGCAGGGGCTGTTCGGCCAGCCCACCGTCATCAACAATGTGTTGACCTTCGCTGCGGCCACGGACGTGCTGGCTAGGGGTGCACAGCACTACGCATCGCACGGCCTTGATCGATCCACTGGCACCATGCCCTTTCAGTTGGGTGGCAACATCCAACGTGGCGGACTGGTGGAACTCCCCTTTGGCATCACGTTGCGTGACCTGGTCGAACGCTTCGGCGGTGGCAGCTATTCAGGACGTGCGCTACGAGCCATTCAGGTCGGCGGCCCGCTCGGGGCGTACCTGCCGGCATCGCAGTGGGACACTCCACTCACCTACGAGCACTTCGCGGCCATCGGGGCAATGCTGGGGCATGGTGGCATCGTGGCCTTCGACGACACGGTGGACATGGCCGCGCAGGCGGAGTTCGCGATGGCCTTCTGCGCCCATGAGTCGTGCGGCAAGTGTACCCCCTGCCGTATTGGCTCCACCCGTGGTGTGGAAGTGATTCAACGCCTGCGACGTCGTGAGCAGGTGCGGGATCAGTGGAACCTGCTCGAAGAGCTGTGTGAAACGATGGAGCTGGGTTCGTTGTGTGCGTTGGGTGGCCTCACGCCGATGCCTGTTCGCAGCGTGATGAAGCACTTCACCGCCGATTTGCTGGCCCCGGCCGGCGGTGCATCTTCCACATCGCAGGTGGCACCATGA
- the fdhF gene encoding formate dehydrogenase subunit alpha, producing the protein MIKPALDLSAAAATPLIDITIDGMTTSVPAGTTVMQAAKTVGVDIARLCANDTLKPFGSCRLCVVDIAGRKGLPASCTTPVDHGMVVRTQTPQLARVRRNVMELYISDHPLDCLTCAANGDCELQDMAGAVGLREVRYGYGGENHLEAEKDESNPYFTFDPSKCIVCSRCVRACDEIQGTFALSITDRGFASKVSAGMGEAFLNSECVSCGACVQACPTATLTEKSIIDAGQPDRVVKTTCAYCGVGCSFDAELKGNDVVRMTPSAEGGANEGHSCVKGRFAWGYATHSDRVLHPMVREHIDDPWRQVSWEEAIQFAAARFRAIQDEHGREAIGGVSSSRCTNEEVYVVQKMVRAAFRNNNIDTCARVCHSPTGYGLKQTFGTSAGTQDFKSVAHADVILVIGANPTDAHPVFAARMKRRLRQGAKLVVIDPRRIDLVRSPHIQAAHHLQLRPGTNVAVINALAHVIVTEGLVNDTFVGERCDAVSFTQWRDFIAQPEHSPEATEAHSGVPAAEVRAAARLYAGAGNAAIYYGLGVTEHSQGSTMVLGIANLAMAAGQIGRDGTGVNPLRGQNNVQGSCDMGSFPHELPGYRHISDNAVRGRFEEAWHTTLDHEPGMRIPNMLSAAVAGAFRGMFVQGEDIAQSDPNTIHVTDALRAMDCVVVQDLFLNETAKYAHVFLPGTAFLEKDGTFTNAERRINRVRPVSPSRTGMSEWEVVCRLSTAMGYPMGYDNASQIMDEIAALTPTFAGVSFSHLDQVGSVQWPCTTDTPLGTRVMHEQAFVRGKGRFLVTQYVPTDERSTRKFPLLLTTGRVLTQYNVGTATRRTPNTMWHDEDVLEMHPHDAEVRGVSSGDGVLLSSRKGAITLHARVTDRVPEGIVYTTFHHPEAAANVVTTEFSDWATNCPEYKVTAVEVRPVD; encoded by the coding sequence ATGATCAAACCCGCCCTCGATTTGTCCGCTGCTGCGGCGACGCCTCTGATCGACATCACCATCGACGGCATGACCACGTCCGTGCCCGCCGGCACTACAGTGATGCAGGCGGCCAAGACCGTGGGCGTGGACATTGCGCGGCTGTGCGCCAACGACACCCTGAAGCCCTTTGGCTCCTGTCGCTTGTGCGTGGTGGATATCGCGGGGCGAAAGGGGTTGCCCGCGTCCTGCACCACGCCCGTGGACCATGGCATGGTGGTGCGCACCCAAACGCCGCAGCTCGCCCGTGTGCGACGCAACGTGATGGAGTTGTACATCTCCGATCACCCGCTCGACTGCCTCACCTGCGCCGCCAATGGCGACTGCGAATTGCAGGACATGGCCGGCGCCGTGGGGCTGCGGGAAGTGCGCTACGGATACGGTGGGGAAAATCACCTCGAGGCCGAGAAAGACGAGTCGAATCCGTACTTCACGTTCGACCCGTCCAAGTGCATCGTCTGCTCGCGTTGTGTGCGGGCCTGCGATGAAATCCAGGGCACCTTTGCGCTGAGCATCACCGATCGTGGATTTGCGTCCAAGGTGAGCGCTGGCATGGGTGAAGCGTTCCTGAACTCCGAGTGTGTCTCGTGTGGTGCCTGCGTGCAGGCCTGCCCCACCGCCACGCTCACCGAAAAGAGCATCATCGACGCCGGCCAGCCGGACCGCGTGGTGAAAACCACCTGCGCCTACTGCGGCGTGGGCTGTTCTTTCGACGCAGAGCTCAAGGGCAACGATGTCGTGCGCATGACGCCCTCGGCCGAGGGCGGTGCCAACGAAGGCCACTCCTGCGTGAAGGGCCGGTTTGCATGGGGCTATGCCACCCACAGCGATCGAGTGCTGCACCCGATGGTGCGTGAGCATATCGATGACCCCTGGCGCCAAGTCAGTTGGGAGGAGGCCATCCAGTTTGCGGCGGCACGCTTTCGTGCCATTCAGGACGAACATGGCCGCGAAGCCATCGGCGGTGTTTCGTCGTCACGCTGCACCAACGAAGAAGTGTACGTGGTGCAGAAGATGGTCCGCGCGGCCTTCCGCAACAACAACATCGACACCTGCGCCCGGGTGTGCCATTCGCCCACCGGCTACGGGCTCAAGCAGACCTTCGGCACGTCAGCCGGCACCCAAGACTTCAAATCGGTGGCCCATGCCGATGTGATTCTGGTGATTGGCGCCAACCCCACCGACGCGCATCCGGTGTTTGCCGCCCGCATGAAACGTCGACTGCGGCAGGGCGCCAAACTCGTGGTGATCGATCCCCGACGCATCGACCTGGTACGGTCGCCGCACATTCAGGCAGCGCATCACCTGCAATTGCGCCCCGGCACCAACGTGGCGGTCATCAATGCGCTTGCCCATGTGATCGTGACCGAAGGCCTGGTGAATGACACGTTTGTCGGCGAACGCTGTGACGCGGTGTCATTCACACAGTGGCGCGACTTCATCGCGCAGCCGGAGCATTCTCCCGAAGCCACCGAGGCGCACTCCGGGGTGCCTGCGGCCGAGGTCCGTGCAGCGGCACGCCTGTACGCTGGCGCCGGCAACGCGGCCATCTACTACGGTCTGGGTGTCACCGAACACAGTCAGGGCAGCACCATGGTGCTTGGCATCGCCAATCTCGCCATGGCGGCCGGTCAGATCGGTCGTGACGGTACTGGCGTGAACCCCCTTCGTGGCCAGAACAATGTGCAGGGATCCTGCGACATGGGGTCCTTTCCGCACGAACTGCCCGGCTATCGGCACATCTCCGACAATGCGGTGCGTGGCCGCTTCGAAGAAGCGTGGCACACCACGCTCGATCACGAACCGGGGATGCGCATCCCCAACATGCTCTCGGCGGCGGTGGCGGGCGCCTTTCGCGGGATGTTCGTGCAGGGCGAAGACATTGCGCAGTCCGACCCCAACACCATCCACGTGACCGATGCGTTGCGTGCCATGGACTGCGTGGTGGTACAGGATCTGTTTCTCAACGAAACAGCCAAGTATGCCCACGTTTTCCTGCCTGGTACGGCCTTCCTCGAAAAGGATGGCACCTTCACCAATGCCGAGCGACGCATCAATCGGGTGCGTCCCGTGTCGCCGTCGCGCACCGGCATGTCGGAATGGGAGGTGGTCTGTCGGCTGTCCACGGCGATGGGATATCCCATGGGCTATGACAACGCGTCGCAGATCATGGACGAGATCGCGGCACTGACACCCACGTTTGCCGGCGTCTCCTTCTCCCACCTCGACCAGGTGGGCAGTGTGCAGTGGCCCTGCACCACGGACACCCCCCTCGGCACACGCGTCATGCACGAACAGGCGTTTGTGCGCGGCAAGGGGCGGTTCCTCGTCACGCAATACGTACCCACCGACGAGCGCTCCACACGCAAGTTCCCGCTGCTGCTCACCACCGGCCGCGTGTTGACGCAGTACAACGTGGGCACGGCCACGCGGCGCACCCCCAACACCATGTGGCACGACGAGGATGTGTTGGAGATGCATCCGCACGACGCCGAGGTGCGTGGCGTGAGCTCCGGGGATGGGGTGCTGCTCTCCAGCCGCAAAGGCGCCATCACATTACACGCCCGGGTTACCGACCGAGTCCCCGAGGGAATCGTCTACACCACGTTCCATCACCCCGAGGCCGCCGCCAACGTGGTCACCACCGAGTTCTCCGATTGGGCGACCAACTGCCCGGAGTACAAGGTGACTGCCGTGGAGGTGCGCCCGGTTGACTGA